A single region of the Ptychodera flava strain L36383 chromosome 9, AS_Pfla_20210202, whole genome shotgun sequence genome encodes:
- the LOC139141299 gene encoding galactosylceramide sulfotransferase-like encodes MMENSKPNEQLKLKALSTDQHSPKKEKQCKPIRKFIYIKTVKTGSSTLACILFRYGLKNGLIAAVEQRGSPVINFNFSSKSYNIVSYNCKNFTGFDLIANQIIYRRAEMEKIVKDAKYITILRSPYTRIRSNFFYSNKFEHLRNSPSDSNPFLAYLKSLEPPDNTQQKCCESREGSDLSHRLGVCATKLELLNANIRQLDRELDLVLLNEYYDESLILLKKIMCWEFEDIVYYPQNVNKNRLPPITGKMKNIIDKIAIADMQLYNHFNKTFWEKVKNYDGDFEADLAKYRNIKKRITEECENEPTSDYCNLFYMDATPMTKVVYDKQLNLQCSKP; translated from the coding sequence ATGATGGAAAATAGTAAGCCGAATGAGCAACTTAAACTTAAGGCCTTGAGCACGGACCAGCACTCAccgaagaaagaaaaacagtgtAAACCGATCAGAAAGTTCATTTACATCAAAACGGTCAAAACAGGAAGTAGTACGCTTGCGTGTATTCTATTTAGATACGGACTTAAGAATGGGCTAATCGCAGCTGTGGAACAACGGGGGTCACCAGTAATAAACTTCAATTTCTCCTCTAAAAGTTATAATATTGTGAGCTACAACTGCAAGAATTTTACAGGCTTTGATTTAATAGCAAATCAAATCATCTACCGCCGTGCCGAAATGGAAAAAATCGTCAAGGATGCAAAATACATCACCATATTGAGATCACCATACACTAGGATTAGGTCAAATTTTTTCTATTCTAATAAGTTTGAACATTTACGCAATTCACCTTCAGACTCTAATCCTTTCTTAGCTTACCTGAAATCATTAGAACCCCCGGATAACACTCAACAAAAATGCTGTGAGTCCAGAGAAGGAAGTGATTTGTCACACAGACTGGGTGTATGCGCTACAAAACTTGAACTTCTTAATGCTAACATCCGGCAGCTTGACAGGGAGTTGGATCTGGTTTTGTTGAATGAGTACTATGACGAGTCcctcattttgttgaaaaaaataatgtgttgGGAATTTGAAGATATCGTTTATTACCctcaaaatgtcaacaaaaatcgacttccGCCGATAACTGGTAAAATGAAGAACATCATAGACAAGATAGCAATTGCGGATATGCAGTTGTACAACCATTTCAACAAAACCTTCTGGGAAAAGGTTAAGAACTACGATGGTGACTTCGAGGCTGATCTTGCTAAGTATCGCAACATCAAGAAGAGAATTACCGAAGAATGTGAAAATGAGCCTACTTCTGACTATTGTAACTTGTTCTATATGGATGCAACTCCGATGACCAAAGTGGTGTATGACAAACAACTGAACTTGCAATGTTCAAAACCATAG